From Streptomyces zhihengii, the proteins below share one genomic window:
- a CDS encoding AAA family ATPase, producing MSASTPETADHPDRARTSLEALRTEIAKAVVGQDPAVTGLVVALLCRGHVLLEGVPGVAKTLLVRALAASLELDTKRVQFTPDLMPSDVTGSLVYDTRTSEFSFQQGPVFTNLLLADEINRTPPKTQSSLLEAMEERQVTVDGTPRPLPEPFLVAATQNPVEYEGTYPLPEAQLDRFLLKLTVPLPTRDDEISVLTRHAAGFDPRDLTAAGVRPVAGPEDLEAARDAVAKTSVSAEIAGYVVDICRATRESPSLTLGVSPRGATALLSTARAWAWLTGRDYVIPDDVKALALPTLRHRVQLRPEAEMEGVTPDSVITAILAHVPVPR from the coding sequence ATGAGCGCCTCGACCCCCGAGACCGCCGATCACCCGGACCGCGCCCGGACCTCCCTCGAGGCCCTGCGCACCGAGATCGCGAAGGCCGTGGTCGGCCAGGACCCCGCCGTGACCGGTCTCGTCGTCGCCCTTCTCTGCCGGGGCCATGTGCTGCTCGAAGGCGTACCCGGTGTCGCGAAGACCCTCCTGGTCCGCGCGCTCGCCGCATCCCTCGAACTCGACACCAAGCGCGTCCAGTTCACCCCCGACCTCATGCCCAGCGATGTCACGGGCTCGCTGGTCTACGACACCCGCACCTCGGAGTTCTCCTTCCAGCAGGGGCCGGTCTTCACCAACCTCCTTCTCGCCGACGAGATCAACCGCACCCCTCCCAAGACCCAGTCCTCCCTCCTCGAGGCAATGGAGGAGCGTCAGGTGACGGTCGACGGCACACCGCGCCCGCTGCCAGAGCCGTTCCTGGTGGCGGCGACGCAGAACCCCGTCGAGTACGAGGGCACATATCCGCTGCCCGAAGCCCAGTTGGACCGCTTCCTCCTCAAGCTCACGGTGCCCCTGCCCACGCGCGACGACGAGATCAGCGTCCTCACACGTCACGCCGCCGGCTTCGACCCGCGGGACCTCACGGCCGCGGGCGTCCGCCCGGTGGCCGGCCCCGAGGACCTGGAGGCCGCCCGGGACGCCGTCGCCAAGACCTCGGTGTCGGCCGAGATCGCCGGCTATGTCGTCGACATCTGCCGCGCAACCCGTGAATCCCCGTCACTCACCCTGGGCGTCTCACCCCGTGGCGCGACCGCACTGCTCTCCACCGCCCGTGCCTGGGCCTGGCTCACCGGTCGCGACTACGTCATCCCCGATGATGTGAAGGCCCTCGCACTCCCCACGCTGCGCCACCGTGTCCAGCTCCGGCCCGAGGCGGAGATGGAAGGTGTCACCCCGGACTCCGTCATCACCGCGATCCTCGCCCACGTCCCCGTACCCCGCTGA
- the mtrB gene encoding MtrAB system histidine kinase MtrB produces the protein MSGGSIAPKPGGPGVRTGRAAGGGRGRARFGRLLQDGAQGAPIPRLFMRWLRRPLLPALRLWRRNIQLRVVASTLLMSLGVVLLLGFVVIGQVRNGLLDAKSRAAQSQAAGGFAVARELANAPAGPAGQDGSASGARNANSWRSDLVAQLASGGQGSYNVVALSADSERNGPGRAPRTSGLVDPASIPQVLRDDVGQGTGTYETFVSIRYWNNAFDAEPGLVVGTRLNDIEGKPYELYYLFPLSQEEESLTLVRGTLATAGLFVVALLGAIAWLVVRQIVTPVRMAAGIAERLAAGKLQERMKVTGEDDIARLGEAFNKMAQNLQLKIQQLEELSRMQRRFVSDVSHELRTPLTTVRMAADVIHEARQDFDPVTARSAELLGDQLDRFESLLADLLEISRFDAGAAALEAEPIDLREVVRRVIGGAEPLAERKGSRIRVVGDEQPVVAEADARRVERVLRNLVVNAVEHGDGKDVVVRMAVAGGAVAIAVRDYGVGLKPGEATRVFSRFWRADPARARTTGGTGLGLSIAVEDARLHGGWLQAWGEPGGGSQFRLTLPRTADEPLRGSPIPLEPEDSRQNRERAHASGDPAANGHRLTSVPVQPAPDFSRLPAQARGGAPLGVDPAALPGSGSRVVPRSAGERADEPAEHVSSKREGTDRGR, from the coding sequence ATGTCCGGTGGCAGCATTGCTCCGAAGCCCGGGGGTCCGGGAGTCCGTACGGGGCGGGCTGCCGGAGGGGGACGGGGACGCGCGCGGTTCGGGCGCCTCCTCCAGGACGGCGCGCAGGGCGCGCCGATACCGAGGCTCTTCATGCGCTGGCTGCGGCGCCCGTTGCTGCCCGCCCTGCGGCTGTGGCGGCGGAACATCCAGCTCAGGGTGGTCGCCAGCACGCTGCTGATGTCACTCGGCGTGGTGCTGCTGCTTGGTTTCGTGGTGATCGGCCAGGTCCGCAACGGTCTGCTGGACGCGAAGAGCAGGGCCGCCCAGAGCCAGGCCGCCGGCGGATTCGCCGTCGCCAGGGAGCTGGCCAACGCCCCCGCGGGCCCCGCCGGCCAGGACGGATCGGCCTCGGGTGCCAGGAACGCCAACTCGTGGCGCTCCGACCTCGTGGCCCAGCTCGCGAGCGGCGGGCAGGGCTCGTACAACGTCGTCGCGCTGAGCGCCGACTCGGAGCGGAACGGCCCCGGCCGCGCGCCGCGCACCTCGGGCCTGGTGGACCCGGCGTCCATCCCGCAGGTCCTGCGGGACGACGTGGGCCAGGGGACCGGGACGTACGAGACGTTCGTGAGCATCCGCTACTGGAACAACGCGTTCGACGCGGAGCCCGGGCTGGTCGTGGGCACCCGGCTCAACGACATCGAGGGCAAGCCCTACGAGCTGTACTACCTGTTCCCGCTGTCGCAGGAGGAGGAGTCGCTGACCCTGGTCCGCGGCACGCTCGCCACGGCGGGGCTGTTCGTCGTGGCGCTGCTGGGCGCGATCGCCTGGCTGGTGGTGCGCCAGATCGTCACACCGGTGCGGATGGCCGCCGGGATCGCCGAGCGGCTGGCCGCGGGCAAGCTCCAGGAGCGGATGAAGGTCACCGGCGAGGACGACATCGCCCGCCTCGGCGAGGCCTTCAACAAGATGGCGCAGAACCTCCAGCTCAAGATCCAGCAGCTGGAGGAGCTGTCGCGGATGCAGCGCCGGTTCGTCTCCGACGTCTCGCACGAGCTGCGGACGCCGCTGACCACCGTGCGGATGGCGGCCGACGTCATCCACGAGGCGCGCCAGGACTTCGACCCGGTGACCGCGCGGTCCGCCGAGCTCCTCGGGGACCAGCTCGACCGATTCGAGTCGCTGCTGGCCGACCTGCTGGAGATCAGCAGGTTCGACGCCGGCGCCGCGGCGCTGGAGGCCGAGCCGATAGACCTGCGTGAAGTGGTGCGCCGGGTGATCGGCGGGGCCGAGCCGCTGGCCGAGCGCAAGGGTTCCCGGATCCGCGTCGTCGGCGACGAGCAGCCGGTGGTGGCCGAGGCCGACGCGCGCCGGGTGGAGCGCGTCCTGCGGAACCTGGTCGTCAACGCGGTGGAGCACGGCGACGGCAAGGACGTCGTGGTGCGCATGGCGGTCGCGGGCGGGGCGGTGGCCATCGCCGTGCGGGACTACGGCGTGGGCCTGAAGCCGGGAGAGGCGACCAGAGTGTTCAGCCGCTTCTGGCGGGCCGACCCGGCACGGGCCAGGACCACCGGCGGTACCGGTCTCGGCCTGTCCATCGCGGTCGAGGACGCCCGTCTGCACGGCGGCTGGCTCCAGGCATGGGGCGAGCCGGGCGGCGGCTCGCAGTTCCGGCTGACGCTGCCGCGCACGGCGGACGAGCCGCTGCGGGGCTCCCCGATCCCGCTGGAGCCCGAGGACTCCCGCCAGAACCGGGAGCGTGCGCACGCGTCGGGTGATCCCGCTGCGAACGGGCACCGGCTGACGTCCGTGCCCGTGCAGCCCGCGCCGGACTTCTCCCGCCTGCCCGCACAGGCACGCGGCGGCGCACCCCTCGGTGTCGACCCCGCGGCACTGCCGGGCAGCGGTTCCCGGGTGGTGCCCCGGTCCGCGGGGGAGCGGGCCGACGAGCCCGCGGAACACGTCTCATCGAAGCGGGAGGGCACGGATCGTGGGCGCTGA
- a CDS encoding glycerophosphoryl diester phosphodiesterase membrane domain-containing protein gives MNDSPGWASPGSAPSPDGQTPGVPRPAAPADGPSAKWSKEQPPAGQWSAPTGPGHVPGPPPPGWGGGRPPGAWGRPPAAAKPGVIPLRPLGVGEILDGAVATLRTHWRTVLAVTVTVSVITQIASILVERYLLPAPPVVDPDATPEEALEQSLESLQSSMIAMGPALLITLIGTLLTTAVLTVVISRSVLGRQVTLSEAWREARPRLPHLLGLTFLLPLGSAAIMTVGILPGLLIGGAGVLLSVLGGIGAIVVVVWLMIRFALAPPALVLERQGVFASLRRSAKLVQGTWWRIFGITALTVLISFLVSMVIGIPFAIAGFAVDGVSLGDFLDGGDSAIGWPFLIITGIGAVIASSITYPISAGVTALLYVDQRIRREALDLELARAAGVPGYGTEPPRNVSTGG, from the coding sequence GTGAACGACTCTCCGGGCTGGGCCTCGCCCGGATCGGCTCCCTCCCCCGACGGGCAGACCCCGGGCGTACCGCGCCCAGCCGCGCCCGCGGACGGTCCGTCCGCGAAGTGGTCCAAGGAGCAGCCGCCCGCGGGGCAGTGGTCCGCGCCGACCGGCCCGGGCCACGTGCCCGGGCCGCCTCCTCCCGGCTGGGGAGGGGGCCGGCCCCCGGGAGCCTGGGGACGCCCGCCGGCCGCCGCGAAGCCCGGAGTGATCCCGCTGCGCCCGCTCGGCGTCGGGGAGATCCTCGACGGCGCTGTGGCGACCCTGCGGACCCACTGGCGCACCGTCCTCGCGGTGACCGTGACCGTCTCCGTCATCACGCAGATCGCCAGCATCCTCGTGGAGCGCTATCTCCTCCCCGCACCGCCGGTCGTCGACCCCGACGCGACGCCCGAGGAGGCGCTCGAGCAGTCGCTGGAGTCCCTGCAGTCCAGCATGATCGCCATGGGCCCGGCGCTGCTCATCACGCTGATCGGCACCCTGCTGACCACCGCCGTGCTCACCGTGGTCATCAGCCGGTCCGTGCTGGGCCGCCAGGTCACGCTGTCCGAGGCCTGGCGCGAGGCCCGGCCCCGACTGCCCCACCTGCTCGGTCTGACCTTCCTGCTGCCCCTCGGCAGCGCGGCGATCATGACCGTCGGCATCCTTCCGGGCCTGCTCATCGGCGGTGCCGGTGTGCTGCTCTCCGTCCTCGGCGGCATCGGTGCGATCGTGGTCGTCGTCTGGCTGATGATCCGTTTCGCGCTCGCCCCGCCTGCGCTCGTGCTGGAGCGCCAGGGCGTGTTCGCCTCCCTGCGGCGCTCGGCCAAGCTGGTGCAGGGCACGTGGTGGCGCATCTTCGGCATCACCGCGCTGACCGTGCTGATCTCCTTCCTCGTGAGCATGGTCATCGGCATCCCCTTCGCGATCGCGGGCTTCGCCGTGGACGGGGTCTCCCTCGGTGACTTCCTCGACGGCGGCGACTCCGCGATCGGCTGGCCCTTCCTGATCATCACCGGCATCGGCGCGGTGATCGCCTCGTCGATCACGTACCCGATCTCGGCCGGGGTGACGGCGCTGCTCTACGTCGACCAGCGCATCCGCCGCGAGGCCCTCGACCTCGAACTCGCCCGTGCCGCGGGTGTGCCGGGCTACGGGACCGAGCCGCCCCGCAACGTCTCCACCGGGGGCTGA
- a CDS encoding DUF4350 domain-containing protein → MTGTSATSLSLTGRQVWTRARGLLLAVLLLVVAGITMAALRSGTHHGALDPRSADPAGSRALAELLKAQGVSIRVVTTVGDASDAAGPGVTILLTDPDLLTGSQQATLATATGSASGRTVLLSPGPASLDALAPGVTAEDPARISARDPRCDYAPARRAGDVTLGGERYSTDAAEADGCYPGDGLPSLPSLPSLLRLNTASGGDTVLLGSSDLLRNEHLDEHGNASLALQLLGSRPELIWYMPSLNDPAAAGQSGETPGEETDGEQSFLDLVPSGWLWAALQLTLAAVLAAVWRGRRLGPLVTERLPVAVRASEATEGRARLYHKANARDRAAASLRSAARARLAPQLGVSTADAQTPAVLLPAVAAQLDRPERDIHDLLFGPPPADNTSLVLLADQLDALEREVRTA, encoded by the coding sequence GTGACCGGGACCTCCGCCACATCCCTGTCCCTCACCGGCCGCCAGGTCTGGACCCGCGCCCGGGGCCTGCTCCTGGCCGTGCTGCTCCTCGTCGTCGCCGGCATCACCATGGCCGCCCTGCGCTCGGGGACGCATCACGGCGCACTGGACCCCCGCTCGGCCGACCCCGCCGGCAGCCGTGCGCTCGCCGAGCTGCTCAAGGCGCAAGGCGTCTCGATCCGCGTCGTCACCACGGTGGGCGACGCCTCGGACGCCGCAGGCCCCGGCGTCACGATCCTGCTGACCGATCCGGATCTCCTCACCGGCTCCCAACAGGCCACGCTCGCCACGGCCACCGGATCCGCCAGCGGCCGCACCGTCCTCCTCTCCCCCGGCCCCGCCTCGCTGGACGCCCTGGCCCCCGGCGTGACGGCCGAGGACCCCGCTCGGATCTCGGCCCGTGACCCGCGGTGCGACTACGCCCCCGCCCGGCGGGCCGGTGACGTCACCCTCGGCGGCGAGCGCTACTCCACCGACGCGGCGGAAGCCGATGGCTGCTACCCCGGTGACGGCCTGCCCAGCCTGCCCAGCCTGCCCAGCCTGCTCAGGCTGAACACGGCAAGCGGCGGTGACACCGTCCTCCTCGGCTCCTCCGACCTGCTGCGCAACGAACATCTCGACGAACACGGCAACGCCTCCCTTGCCCTGCAACTCCTCGGGTCCCGGCCCGAGCTGATCTGGTACATGCCGTCTCTCAACGACCCCGCCGCGGCAGGGCAGAGCGGAGAGACCCCCGGCGAGGAGACCGACGGCGAGCAGTCGTTCCTCGACCTCGTCCCGTCCGGCTGGCTCTGGGCGGCACTCCAGCTCACCCTCGCCGCCGTACTCGCCGCCGTCTGGCGAGGCCGACGGCTCGGTCCGCTGGTCACCGAGCGCCTGCCGGTCGCCGTCCGCGCGTCCGAGGCCACCGAGGGACGCGCCCGCCTCTACCACAAGGCGAACGCCCGCGACCGGGCCGCGGCCTCCCTCCGTTCCGCGGCGCGCGCACGCCTCGCTCCGCAACTGGGCGTGTCCACCGCCGACGCCCAGACACCGGCCGTCCTGCTCCCGGCCGTCGCCGCCCAACTGGACCGTCCCGAACGGGACATCCACGATCTGCTGTTCGGCCCTCCGCCGGCCGACAACACCTCCCTCGTCCTTCTGGCCGACCAACTCGACGCCCTCGAAAGAGAGGTACGCACCGCATGA
- the mtrA gene encoding MtrAB system response regulator MtrA, with amino-acid sequence MMSIMKGRVLVVDDDTALAEMLGIVLRGEGFEPSFVADGDKALAAFREAKPDLVLLDLMLPGRDGIEVCRLIRAESGVPIVMLTAKSDTVDVVVGLESGADDYIVKPFKPKELVARIRARLRRSEEPAPEQLAIGDLVIDVAGHSVKRDGQSIALTPLEFDLLVALARKPWQVFTREVLLEQVWGYRHAADTRLVNVHVQRLRSKVEKDPERPEIVVTVRGVGYKAGPS; translated from the coding sequence ATGATGTCGATTATGAAGGGACGAGTCCTTGTCGTCGACGACGACACCGCACTGGCCGAGATGCTCGGGATTGTGCTGCGTGGTGAGGGTTTCGAGCCGTCGTTCGTGGCGGACGGCGACAAGGCGCTGGCCGCCTTCCGCGAGGCCAAGCCCGACCTGGTGCTGCTCGACCTGATGCTGCCCGGCCGGGACGGCATCGAGGTGTGCCGGCTGATCAGGGCCGAGTCGGGTGTGCCGATCGTGATGCTCACGGCCAAGAGCGACACCGTCGATGTGGTGGTCGGGCTCGAATCCGGGGCCGACGACTACATCGTCAAGCCGTTCAAGCCGAAGGAGCTCGTGGCCCGCATCCGGGCACGGCTGCGCAGGTCGGAGGAGCCGGCGCCGGAGCAGCTCGCCATCGGTGACCTGGTCATCGACGTCGCAGGTCACTCGGTCAAGCGTGACGGCCAGTCGATAGCGCTGACGCCGCTGGAGTTCGACCTGCTGGTCGCGCTGGCCCGCAAGCCCTGGCAGGTGTTCACCCGCGAGGTGCTGCTGGAGCAGGTGTGGGGCTACCGCCACGCCGCCGACACCCGGCTGGTGAACGTGCACGTGCAGCGGCTGCGCTCCAAGGTCGAGAAGGACCCCGAGCGCCCGGAGATCGTGGTGACCGTGCGGGGCGTCGGTTACAAGGCGGGGCCGAGCTGA
- the mtnA gene encoding S-methyl-5-thioribose-1-phosphate isomerase: protein MADQQVHDAPGPVPPQLPVLRWAQPPEGPVLVLLDQRRLPAHETELVCTDVPALVHAIQTLAVRGAPLLGIAGAYGIALAAARGYDVVEAAGLLEVARPTAVNLRYGVRLAADAHGRAEAAGATPEQAAGAALEAARALHRADAEASRRMAAHGLAFLGELLPGGGHRILTHCNTGALVSGGEGTAFAVALAAHRAGELRHLWVDETRPLLQGARLTAWEAARNGMPYSLLSDNAAGSLFAAGEVDAVMIGADRIAADGSVANKVGSYPLAVLARYHHVPFVVVAPTTTLDLTTPDGSAIEVEQRPAREVTEVPVPRGAVAEAGSGVSVAPLGTRAYNPAFDVTPPELVTAVVTEEGVLSPVTGDGIARLCAAARRGSEG from the coding sequence ATGGCTGATCAGCAGGTACACGACGCCCCGGGTCCGGTACCACCGCAGCTTCCGGTGCTGCGCTGGGCACAACCGCCCGAAGGGCCGGTGCTGGTGCTTCTCGATCAGAGACGGCTGCCGGCGCACGAGACCGAACTGGTGTGCACCGACGTCCCGGCCCTGGTGCACGCCATCCAGACACTGGCCGTCCGCGGTGCGCCGCTGCTGGGCATCGCGGGGGCGTACGGGATCGCCCTCGCCGCCGCGCGGGGGTACGACGTCGTCGAGGCCGCCGGCCTGCTGGAGGTCGCGCGGCCCACCGCGGTGAATCTTCGGTACGGGGTGCGGCTGGCGGCCGACGCCCACGGGCGGGCGGAGGCGGCGGGCGCGACACCGGAGCAGGCGGCGGGCGCCGCGCTGGAGGCCGCGCGGGCGCTGCACCGGGCCGATGCCGAGGCCAGCCGTCGAATGGCCGCCCACGGGCTGGCGTTCCTCGGCGAGCTGCTGCCCGGAGGCGGGCACCGGATCCTGACCCACTGCAACACCGGGGCGCTGGTCTCCGGCGGGGAGGGCACGGCGTTCGCGGTCGCGCTGGCCGCGCACCGGGCCGGTGAGCTGCGGCACCTCTGGGTGGACGAGACCCGGCCGCTGCTGCAGGGAGCCCGGCTGACGGCCTGGGAGGCGGCGCGCAACGGCATGCCGTACAGCCTGCTCTCCGACAACGCGGCGGGTTCCCTGTTCGCCGCGGGCGAGGTGGACGCGGTGATGATCGGCGCGGACCGGATCGCCGCCGACGGCTCGGTGGCGAACAAGGTCGGCAGCTACCCCCTCGCGGTGCTGGCGCGGTACCACCATGTGCCGTTCGTGGTCGTGGCGCCCACGACCACGCTGGACCTCACCACGCCGGACGGCTCGGCGATCGAGGTGGAGCAGCGCCCCGCCCGGGAGGTCACGGAGGTGCCCGTGCCCAGGGGAGCTGTTGCCGAGGCCGGAAGCGGGGTGTCCGTGGCGCCGCTCGGCACGAGGGCGTACAACCCGGCGTTCGATGTCACACCGCCCGAGCTGGTGACGGCCGTCGTCACCGAGGAGGGGGTACTGTCACCCGTCACCGGGGACGGCATCGCCCGGCTCTGTGCCGCTGCCCGGCGCGGGAGCGAGGGCTGA
- a CDS encoding DUF58 domain-containing protein translates to MALTGRTALLAALGSLPVGILAPSWTGMLAVNAPLSLAILCDYALAAPVRTLRFTRSGDTSVRLGDEAQVHLTVTNPSPRPLRADLRDAWPPSSWPADATTEASRHRVRVPAGERRSLTTLLRPSRRGDRHSARVTVRSYGPLGLAARQGNHGIPWTVRVLPAFESRKHLPSRLARLRELDGRTSVLVRGQGTEFDSLRDYVPGDDTRSIDWRATARRSAVAVRTWRPERDRHILVVLDTGRTAAGRVGDVPRLDASMDAALLLAALASRAGDRVGLLAYDRRVRAHVQGRSAGDVLPAMVTAMAPLEAELVETDARGLSAATLRNAPRGSLIVLLTSLDAAPVEDGLLPVLPQLTRRHTVVVASVADPRIERMTRSRGSAQNVYEAAAGTQAHTQRRRTAELLQRHGVTVVDATPEKLAPAVADVYLALKAAGRL, encoded by the coding sequence ATGGCCCTCACCGGACGGACCGCACTGCTCGCGGCTCTCGGCTCACTCCCCGTAGGCATCCTCGCCCCCAGCTGGACGGGGATGCTCGCTGTCAACGCGCCGCTCTCACTGGCAATCCTGTGCGACTACGCACTCGCCGCGCCAGTGCGCACGCTTCGTTTCACCCGATCCGGTGACACATCAGTTCGACTCGGTGACGAGGCTCAGGTGCACCTGACCGTCACCAATCCCTCGCCGCGTCCGCTGCGCGCCGACCTCCGCGACGCCTGGCCGCCGAGCAGTTGGCCCGCCGACGCGACGACGGAGGCATCCAGGCACCGGGTGCGGGTCCCCGCCGGGGAGAGGCGCAGCCTCACCACCCTGCTGCGGCCCTCCCGACGCGGCGACCGGCACTCGGCCCGGGTCACCGTCCGTTCCTACGGCCCGCTGGGTCTGGCCGCGCGGCAGGGCAACCACGGGATCCCCTGGACGGTACGGGTCCTGCCGGCCTTCGAGAGCCGCAAGCACCTCCCGTCCCGTCTCGCCCGGCTCCGTGAACTCGACGGCCGCACCAGTGTCCTGGTCCGGGGCCAGGGAACGGAGTTCGACAGCCTCCGGGACTACGTCCCCGGCGACGACACCCGCTCCATCGACTGGCGCGCGACCGCCCGCAGGAGCGCGGTCGCCGTCCGGACCTGGCGCCCCGAACGCGACCGCCACATCCTGGTGGTCCTGGACACCGGCCGCACCGCGGCGGGCCGTGTGGGGGACGTTCCGCGCCTCGACGCCTCCATGGACGCCGCGCTCCTCCTGGCGGCCCTGGCGTCCCGCGCAGGGGACCGGGTGGGCCTGCTGGCGTACGACCGCCGGGTACGGGCGCATGTGCAGGGCCGTTCCGCGGGAGACGTGCTCCCGGCGATGGTCACCGCGATGGCTCCGCTGGAGGCGGAGCTGGTGGAGACGGATGCACGGGGCCTGAGTGCGGCCACGCTGCGGAACGCTCCGCGTGGCTCGTTGATCGTCCTTCTCACCAGCCTGGACGCCGCCCCCGTCGAGGACGGCCTGCTGCCCGTGCTGCCCCAGCTGACCCGGCGCCACACGGTGGTCGTGGCTTCCGTGGCCGATCCCCGCATCGAGCGGATGACACGGTCGCGCGGCAGCGCCCAGAACGTCTACGAGGCGGCCGCCGGCACCCAGGCGCACACACAGCGGCGGCGCACAGCGGAGCTGCTGCAACGGCATGGCGTCACGGTCGTCGACGCCACCCCGGAGAAGCTCGCACCGGCGGTGGCGGATGTGTACCTGGCGCTCAAGGCGGCCGGCCGGCTCTGA
- a CDS encoding DUF4129 domain-containing protein: MPGAGGGTAGRLPVLARDDIPVDISRVPAREAAERELSRPEYGEGEPNLLQRALDSFWDWVGGIFEGVGGGPGGTVGLIVVVLLAAALVGGLWWRLGTPRRGATASDSLFHDGPRSAAEHRTAAAEHASAGRWNQAVQERMRAIVRALEERALLTPRPGRTADEAAAEAGRALPSHAGELRAAARSFDDVTYGGRTGDQQMYERIRHLDDAVDGTKPLLADAGPGGAS; this comes from the coding sequence GTGCCCGGCGCGGGGGGCGGGACGGCAGGGCGTCTGCCGGTCCTGGCGAGGGACGACATACCGGTGGACATCTCGCGTGTCCCCGCCCGTGAGGCGGCGGAACGCGAGCTGTCCAGACCGGAGTACGGCGAAGGCGAACCGAACCTGCTCCAGCGGGCTCTCGACAGCTTCTGGGACTGGGTCGGCGGCATCTTCGAAGGGGTGGGCGGCGGGCCCGGCGGCACCGTCGGTCTGATCGTGGTCGTGCTCCTCGCCGCCGCCCTCGTGGGCGGCCTCTGGTGGCGGCTCGGCACGCCGCGGCGCGGCGCCACCGCCTCGGACTCCCTCTTCCACGACGGCCCCCGCAGCGCCGCGGAACACCGCACGGCGGCCGCGGAGCATGCCTCCGCCGGCCGCTGGAACCAGGCCGTGCAGGAGCGGATGCGCGCCATCGTCCGGGCTCTCGAGGAACGCGCCCTGCTCACCCCCCGCCCGGGCCGCACCGCCGACGAGGCCGCCGCCGAAGCAGGCCGCGCCCTCCCCTCCCACGCCGGCGAACTGCGTGCCGCGGCCCGCTCCTTCGACGACGTCACATACGGCGGCCGCACCGGCGACCAGCAGATGTACGAGCGCATACGCCACCTCGACGACGCCGTCGACGGCACCAAGCCGCTCCTCGCGGACGCCGGCCCGGGAGGCGCCTCGTGA